One Sus scrofa isolate TJ Tabasco breed Duroc chromosome 1, Sscrofa11.1, whole genome shotgun sequence DNA segment encodes these proteins:
- the AK3 gene encoding GTP:AMP phosphotransferase AK3, mitochondrial isoform X2, whose amino-acid sequence MTRLVLHELKNLTQYSWLLDGFPRTLLQAEALDRVYQLDTVINLNVPFEVIKQRLTARWIHPGSGRVYNIEFNPPKTVGIDDITGEPLVQREDDKPETVVKRLKAYEAQTEPVLEYYRKKGVLETFSGTETNKIWPHVYAFLQTKVPQINQKTSVPP is encoded by the exons ATGACTCGGTTGGTCCTTCATGAGCTGAAAAATCTCACCCAGTATAGCTGGCTGTTGGATG gtTTTCCAAGGACACTTCTACAGGCAGAAGCCCTGGATAGAGTTTACCAGCTGGACACAGTGATTAATCTGAACGTGCCCTTTGAGGTCATCAAACAGCGTCTCACTGCTCGCTGGATCCATCCAGGCAGCGGCCGCGTCTACAACATTGAATTCAACCCTCCCAAAACCGTG GGCATTGATGATATAACTGGGGAGCCACTTGTTCAGCGTGAGGATGATAAACCAGAGACTGTTGTCAAGAGACTGAAGGCTTATGAAGCCCAAACTGAGCCCGTCCTGGAATATTACCG gaaaaAAGGGGTGTTGGAAACTTTCTCTGGAACAGAAACCAACAAGATCTGGCCACATGTGTATgctttcctacaaacaaaagttccTCAAATAAACCAGAAAACATCAGTTCCTCCATGA
- the AK3 gene encoding GTP:AMP phosphotransferase AK3, mitochondrial isoform X1 has translation MGASARLLRAAIMGAPGSGKGTVSSRITKHFELKHLSSGDLLRDNMLRGTEIGVLAKTFIDQGKLIPDDVMTRLVLHELKNLTQYSWLLDGFPRTLLQAEALDRVYQLDTVINLNVPFEVIKQRLTARWIHPGSGRVYNIEFNPPKTVGIDDITGEPLVQREDDKPETVVKRLKAYEAQTEPVLEYYRKKGVLETFSGTETNKIWPHVYAFLQTKVPQINQKTSVPP, from the exons ATGGGGGCGTCTGCGCGGTTACTGCGCGCAGCGATCATGGGGGCGCCCGGCTCCGGCAAGGGCACTGTGTCCTCGCGCATCACCAAACACTTCGAGCTGAAGCACCTCTCCAGTGGGGACCTGCTCCGAGACAATATGCTTCGGGGCACAG AAATTGGTGTGTTGGCCAAGACTTTCATTGACCAAGGGAAGCTCATCCCAGATGATGTCATGACTCGGTTGGTCCTTCATGAGCTGAAAAATCTCACCCAGTATAGCTGGCTGTTGGATG gtTTTCCAAGGACACTTCTACAGGCAGAAGCCCTGGATAGAGTTTACCAGCTGGACACAGTGATTAATCTGAACGTGCCCTTTGAGGTCATCAAACAGCGTCTCACTGCTCGCTGGATCCATCCAGGCAGCGGCCGCGTCTACAACATTGAATTCAACCCTCCCAAAACCGTG GGCATTGATGATATAACTGGGGAGCCACTTGTTCAGCGTGAGGATGATAAACCAGAGACTGTTGTCAAGAGACTGAAGGCTTATGAAGCCCAAACTGAGCCCGTCCTGGAATATTACCG gaaaaAAGGGGTGTTGGAAACTTTCTCTGGAACAGAAACCAACAAGATCTGGCCACATGTGTATgctttcctacaaacaaaagttccTCAAATAAACCAGAAAACATCAGTTCCTCCATGA